A genomic segment from Aspergillus chevalieri M1 DNA, chromosome 7, nearly complete sequence encodes:
- a CDS encoding RTA1 domain-containing protein (COG:S;~EggNog:ENOG410PN5J;~InterPro:IPR007568;~PFAM:PF04479;~TransMembrane:7 (o20-40i47-67o79-99i120-142o154-178i199-218o233-253i);~go_component: GO:0016021 - integral component of membrane [Evidence IEA]) yields MSSTDHGGWKAYEYNPSMAAAVIFIILYIVVTALHTYNLFRTRTWFCTPLVLGGYFETIGYIGRALSAQQSPDWTLGPYIMQSTLLLVAPALFAASIYMELGRIIYLVKGQKFALIRVNWMTKIFVAGDVLSFLMQASGAGILAKGSQDTGNNIIIGGLIVQIIFFGFFVICSIVFQARITSHPTAESVADCVPWRKHLYALYATSILILIRSIFRVAEYVQGNDGYLLSTEVFIYIFDATLMFLVMLVFIIIHPSEINCLLGRGRVMTTRGGLKLSEVSSLPL; encoded by the exons ATGTCGTCAACAGATCACGGAGGCTGGAAGGCCTATGAATACAACCCGTCCATGGCAGCAGccgtcatcttcatcatcctaTACATCGTCGTGACTGCCCTCCATACCTACAACCTCTTCCGAACCCGGACATGGTTCTGCACCCCCCTCGTGCTCGGAGGATACT TCGAAACCATCGGCTACATAGGACGAGCACTGTCCGCACAACAATCCCCGGACTGGACGCTTGGCCCGTACATTATGCAAAGCACGCTGTTACTCGTTGCACCCGCGCTTTTCGCCGCTAGTATTTACATGGAGCTGGGGAGGATTATCTATCTGGTCAAGGGACAGAAGTTTGCTTTGATTCGGGTGAACTGGATGACCAAGATTTTTGTGGCGGGTGATGTGCTCAGTTTCTTGATGCAGGCATCAG GGGCTGGAATCTTGGCAAAAGGCTCTCAAGACACCGgaaacaacatcatcatcggcgGTCTCATAGTCCAAatcatcttcttcggcttctttGTGATCTGTTCCATCGTCTTCCAAGCCCGGATTACCTCCCACCCCACCGCAGAGTCCGTGGCCGATTGTGTTCCCTGGAGGAAGCACCTGTACGCCCTGTATGCGACGAGTATATTAATTCTCATTCGGTCGATTTTCCGTGTTGCCGAGTATGTCCAGGGGAATGACGGTTATCTCCTTTCGACGGAAGTGTTTATCTATATATTTGATGCCACACTCATGTTCCTTGTGATGTTGGTCTTTATCATTATTCATCCGAGTGAAATTAACTGTCTCCTGGGACGGGGGCGGGTGATGACGACGAGGGGTGGATTGAAGCTCAGCGAGGTTTCCTCGTTGCCTCTTTAG
- a CDS encoding NAD(P)-dependent alcohol dehydrogenase (COG:Q;~EggNog:ENOG410PJ3Q;~InterPro:IPR013154,IPR013149,IPR002328,IPR036291, IPR011032,IPR020843;~PFAM:PF00107,PF08240;~go_function: GO:0008270 - zinc ion binding [Evidence IEA];~go_function: GO:0016491 - oxidoreductase activity [Evidence IEA];~go_process: GO:0055114 - oxidation-reduction process [Evidence IEA]): MSSPPKPYHGWVAHNATDPLTYTTFTPKLFTPTDIEIKVSSCGICGTDIHTLSSGWGPTDYPCVVGHEIIGIVTRVGADVPTLPSSPASRDIKVGDRVGVGAQSGSCLKAECEACTDGRESYCPRIMGTYNGRYPDEERSKSYGGFAEYWRGPAHFVFKIPDALPSAEAAPLLCAGVTMFSPLRKYGAGPGKSVGIVGIGGLGHLGVLFAKALGCDRVVGISRTSGKRKDTLEGLGADAFIATDEEPKWARAHSRSLDVIICTVSSPDMPLSGYLRLLKTDGVFVQVGAPEQPLPPVMAFSLIQKGVKITGSNIGSPEDIRAMLKLAAEKHVLPWIQKRAMKDVNVALKDMHAGKARYRYVLLNDMETGTQAKL; encoded by the coding sequence ATGTCCTCACCACCCAAACCCTACCACGGCTGGGTCGCCCACAACGCCACAGACCCCCTAACCTACACAACCTTCACCCCCAAACTCTTCACCCCCACCGACATCGAAATCAAAGTCTCCAGCTGCGGCATCTGCGGCACAGACATCCACACCCTCAGCTCCGGCTGGGGCCCCACCGACTACCCCTGCGTCGTGGGCCATGAAATCATCGGCATAGTCACGCGCGTCGGCGCGGACGTCCCAACCCTGCCATCCTCGCCCGCATCCCGCGATATCAAAGTCGGGGATCGGGTCGGGGTAGGCGCGCAGAGTGGCTCATGCTTGAAAGCAGAGTGTGAGGCGTGCACTGATGGACGGGAGAGTTACTGTCCGAGGATCATGGGGACGTATAACGGGCGGTATCCCGATGAGGAGAGGAGTAAGTCGTATGGGGGGTTTGCGGAGTATTGGCGCGGGCCGGCACATTTCGTGTTTAAGATCCCTGATGCGTTGCCGTCTGCTGAGGCGGCACCATTGCTGTGCGCGGGTGTTACCATGTTCTCGCCGTTGCGGAAGTACGGTGCTGGGCCAGGGAAGTCTGTGGGAATTGTCGGGATTGGGGGACTTGGTCATCTGGGTGTTTTGTTTGCCAAAGCATTGGGTTGTGATCGAGTGGTTGGAATCTCGCGCACGTCGGGCAAGCGCAAGGACACGCTCGAGGGACTAGGCGCAGATGCCTTCATCGCAACAGATGAAGAACCGAAATGGGCGCGCGCGCATTCCCGCTCGCTGGATGTGATCATCTGTACGGTCTCGTCGCCGGACATGCCATTATCTGGATACCTGCGCTTGCTGAAGACAGACGGCGTGTTTGTGCAGGTGGGAGCACCGGAGCAGCCATTACCGCCTGTTATGGCGTTCTCGTTGATCCAGAAGGGTGTTAAGATCACTGGGTCGAATATCGGGTCACCGGAGGACATCAGGGCAATGCTTAAGTTAGCCGCTGAGAAGCATGTGTTGCCGTGGATCCAAAAACGGGCTATGAAGGACGTTAACGTCGCATTGAAGGATATGCATGCTGGGAAGGCTCGGTATCGATATGTTTTGCTTAACGATATGGAGACGGGGACACAGGCAAAACTTTAA
- a CDS encoding uncharacterized protein (COG:S;~EggNog:ENOG410PFHP;~InterPro:IPR021622;~PFAM:PF11559) → MEQHNLNAASSYINNVLLARGLLKGGTPIDFAQPENDEGGVDGTMARVINLVNDLVLRRDREADHRENLATTIRTLRANESQQSVEIGKLRTKTSEMSRSLALAEAQERALRTNIASAESTIRNMKEQVQRMKTTVQQVRAQCANDIRKRDLELQKLKSHLAERQRGKREGLGVTTININPTVDRASRSKTLSGGEGINNPGYSLKQETNEFLTQLCQTLSDENDMLIALARNTVQTLKDLQGLTHEDEENPSGTASSGTQKSSHDPVTILPTSCDELSAHMGMMLEHLQTLLTNPSFVPLEEVEVRDEEINRLREGWEKMESRWRQAVTMMDGWHTRIADGGDSVQAEELKMGLGLSIDSAHASATNDADINMESPILEDQQAEEEEEEAERKSKQSSQQRAPSKETKPTGTRETRTRRASSRALKERSDNIQSGRSRKVSFTPGLNGSPCVNEDETLQVKAHKSETVTRRALKKRVEANAPRKQDPPSRGRVTLSQKLAMAEDDARAAEQDRKESQSRKRSRGTGKEARDRRRSTLTNDELDELMGRPSPAKVS, encoded by the exons ATGGAGCAGCACAACTTGAATGCGGCCTCGTCATATATCAATAATGTCCTCCTCGCCAGGGGTCTTTTAAAAGGAGGCACCCCGATCGACTTTGCTCAGCCGGAGAACGATGAGGGTGGTGTCGATGGGACGATGGCCAGGGTCATCAACCTGGTTAATGATTTGGTTCTGAGAAGAGAT CGCGAAGCCGACCATAGGGAAAACCTCGCTACGACGATACGGACACTCCGCGCGAACGAATCGCAGCAATCAGTAGAAATC GGCAAACTCCGAACAAAGACGTCCGAAATGAGCCGGTCGCTAGCGCTCGCAGAGGCTCAGGAGCGCGCACTCAGAACGAATATCGCCAGTGCAGAATCAACTATCAGAAACATGAAGGAGCAAGTACAACGCATGAAGACCACCGTTCAGCAAGTCCGAGCACAATGCGCGAACGACATTCGCAAACGAGACCTGGAGTTACAAAAGCTGAAGTCGCACCTGGCAGAGCGACAGAGAGGGAAGCGAGAGGGACTCGGTGTTACGACTATCAACATCAATCCGACAGTCGACCGCGCATCGAGATCGAAGACTCTGTCCGGCGGCGAAGGGATTAACAACCCTGGGTACAGTTTGAAGCAAGAGACGAACGAGTTCCTCACGCAGCTGTGCCAAACTCTCAGTGACGAGAACGACATGTTGATCGCGCTGGCACGCAACACTGTCCAGACATTGAAAGATCTACAAGGCCTAACACACGAGGACGAAGAAAACCCAAGTGGGACGGCCAGCAGCGGGACGCAGAAATCGTCGCATGACCCTGTTACTATCCTTCCGACATCGTGCGATGAACTTTCAGCCCATATGGGTATGATGCTAGAGCACCTACAGACACTACTCACCAATCCTTCATTTGTGCCTCTCGAAGAAGTTGAAGTGCGCGACGAGGAAATCAACCGCCTCCGGGAAGGCTGGGAGAAGATGGAAAGCCGATGGAGACAAGCGGTGACCATGATGGATGGGTGGCATACACGGATTGCCGACGGAGGTGACTCGGTTCAGGCCGAAGAATTGAAGATGGGTCTGGGCCTCAGTATTGATTCCGCACATGCATCAGCAACAAATGATGCAGATATAAACATGGAGTCTCCCATTCTGGAAGACCAGCAGgcagaagaggaggaggaagaagcagagcgcAAGTCTAAACAGAGTTCCCAACAGCGTGCACCGTCGAAGGAGACCAAGCCTACTGGGACGCGCGAGACTAGGACTCGAAGGGCATCGAGTCGTGCTCTTAAGGAGCGGAGCGACAACATACAATCCGGCCGGTCCCGGAAGGTCTCTTTCACGCCAGGGCTAAATGGTTCTCCCTGTGTAAATGAAGACGAGACTTTGCAGGTCAAAGCACATAAATCAGAGACTGTGACTCGGCGGGCATTGAAGAAAAGAGTGGAAGCGAATGCTCCGCGAAAG CAGGACCCTCCCAGTCGCGGGCGAGTAACTTTGTCACAGAAACTTGCCATGGCAGAAGACGATGCCCGAGCAGCAGAGCAAGACCGCAAAGAGAGCCAAAGCCGGAAGCGAAGTCGAGGCACTGGCAAAGAAGCCCGAGACCGACGACGTAGTACCCTAACCAACGACGAACTTGACGAGCTAATGGGGCGGCCGTCACCCGCGAAAGTGAGCTAA
- a CDS encoding Leucine Rich Repeat domain protein (COG:S;~EggNog:ENOG410PR1Y;~InterPro:IPR011990,IPR001810,IPR019734,IPR036047, IPR032675,IPR013026;~PFAM:PF00646;~go_function: GO:0005515 - protein binding [Evidence IEA]) — MASRSLDGSRGLSSAGRDVGDRRTGGVPRGEGAVLLQHGRNLYQQGDFAAAVEAFTEALKDRDSDLLSILDSRAAAYSKLAQHDQALRDTKQMIKCGKNDERGYLRCAKTLLLNGKPDKALEVYAYGLKTLPTSHPRRHLVEQLHNKLRDKMSAKLLDPFTVLPLEVAVMILQHFNFKQIVAILRVSKRWDQFLTSMRNTWLRMDLSEARGTRGRVHWTSVRSYIRRSKGMLTHAIVKNISSQSTQRVLEFISRCPHLEHLEFWDSHDPAAFYGLIKGSKRLKTLVVSAHMPMVQERIVGFLHGIPRLERIEIHNAKPSPGTKMEWPHNLPNLKSITLGSEDVEPASFGPALFVPPLYNHRLSHAIPNLEELRLDWYGHALQRPHVNLMSKDFPRLRRLDVSGHSFSNADGYFPPDLEYLRIHACVADIDVESFPGPHLANLKTLVLSDVNWLRARNLKQLISNTDGSLRALWLDSCMWVGNELNEVIQGYFGNITELSLSRVPKVEDALVGYIVAFMPDLKVLHLSYTDISGRAIKMLADARVTGDEKRTRVDRLYVKGCEGVSSDAVAYGRARGIEVFT, encoded by the exons ATGGCTTCGCGATCGCTTGATGGGTCCAGGGGTCTCAGCTCGGCCGGTAGAGACGTTGGAGATCGACGAACTGGTGGTGTCCCGCGTGGCGAAGGAGCCGTGTTGCTGCAACATGGTCGGAATCTATACCAACAGGGCGACTTTGCGGCGGCTGTTGAAGCCTTTACGGAG GCGCTGAAAGATAGAGATTCGGACTTGTTGAGCATCCTGGATAGTCGAGCTGCTGCTTATAGTAAACTGGCGCAGCATGACCAAGCATTGCGAGATACCAAGCAAATGATAAAATGCGGTAAAAATGATGAAAGA GGGTATTTGCGCTGTGCCAAAACCCTCCTGCTGAATGGCAAGCCGGACAAGGCACTCGAAGTCTACGCATACGGGCTGAAGACCTTACCTACAAGCCATCCACGGCGTCAT TTGGTAGAACAATTACATAACAAACTCCGGGATAAGATGTCTGCAAAGCTCTTGGACCCCTTCACTGTCCTTCCATTGGAAGTTGCTGTCATGATTCTTCAGCACTTCAACTTCAAACAAATTGT GGCCATCCTCCGCGTTTCGAAGAGATGGGATCAGTTCCTCACCTCGATGCGAAACACATGGCTGCGCATGGATCTATCAGAAGCCCGTGGCACTCGAGGGAGAGTCCATTGGACTTCAGTCCGTTCTTACATTCGACGCTCAAAGGGCATGCTGACACATGCCATCGTGAAGAACATATCCTCTCAATCTACGCAAAGAGTTTTGGAATTTATCAGTCGATGTCCGCATTTGGAGCATCTGGAGTTCTGGGACTCTCACGATCCTGCTGCATTCTACGGATTGATCAAGGGCTCGAAACGGTTGAAGACACTCGTAGTCTCTGCACATATGCCAATGGTACAGGAGCGAATCGTAGGGTTTCTTCACGGCATACCTCGTCTTGAACGAATAGAGATCCATAATGCCAAACCCTCTCCTGGAACAAAGATGGAATGGCCTCACAACCTGCCGAATCTGAAGAGTATCACACTTGGCTCAGAAGATGTGGAACCTGCTTCATTTGGGCCTGCGCTTTTCGTACCTCCTTTATAT AATCATAGGCTATCCCATGCCATCCCAAACCTAGAAGAGCTGCGACTAGACTGGTACGGACACGCACTTCAGCGCCCCCACGTCAATCTCATGTCAAAAGACTTTCCCCGCCTACGCAGATTAGACGTGAGCGGCCATTCCTTCTCGAACGCGGACGGCTATTTTCCACCTGATCTTGAATACCTCCGTATTCACGCATGTGTCGCTGACATAGATGTCGAATCCTTTCCCGGCCCTCATCTCGCAAATCTCAAGACCCTCGTGCTCAGCGATGTCAATTGGCTGCGTGCGCGAAATTTAAAGCAGCTCATTTCTAATACGGATGGATCCCTCCGTGCCCTCTGGCTAGATAGCTGTATGTGGGTGGGCAATGAGCTTAACGAAGTCATACAGGGCTATTTTGGCAATATCACGGAGCTTAGTCTCTCACGCGTTCCTAAAGTTGAGGATGCGCTGGTAGGCTATATTGTGGCGTTTATGCCGGATCTCAAGGTTCTCCATCTTTCATACACTGATATAAGCGGTCGAGCGATTAAAATGCTTGCGGATGCTCGTGTGACTGGTGATGagaagaggacgagggtCGATCGCTTGTACGTCAAAGGTTGTGAAGGTGTTTCTTCGGATGCAGTTGCTTACGGAAGGGCGCGGGGGATTGAGGTTTTCACTTAA
- a CDS encoding indoleamine 2,3-dioxygenase family protein (COG:E;~EggNog:ENOG410PJTQ;~InterPro:IPR037217,IPR000898;~PFAM:PF01231;~go_function: GO:0020037 - heme binding [Evidence IEA];~go_function: GO:0046872 - metal ion binding [Evidence IEA];~go_process: GO:0019441 - tryptophan catabolic process to kynurenine [Evidence IEA]): protein MTMPKVTPTSTTLKRFPHIHDDPSTIPHSLDPFTITTSTGFLPYQTSPTTLPEVFQPLMSILDRMSVVREDGTPGLLATYELGPVVESELPDLTDEVDKLVTADGLPDLYTITALFRDYSFLASSYLLEPCWENWRKNPDGGYGLGRDVLPKAVARPMYHCAQLLDIPPFMSYAAAYSLFNYHLAEPSKGLTYPNLRLVRAFEGGLDPKSSEAGFILTHVDMVKESGSLISGAVRVVDALEKGGPRSEINDGFREILIAMEKIEACMEDMWGNSKPHEYLSFRVFIFGITNQSMFPNGVVYDGVLDNKPLYFRGESGANDSMIPLLDHLCQIPMPSTPLTKILHEFRAYRPLPHREFLAYINAKAAEVNVREYAVKDVETAILLLKTLDHVRSFRWRHWLFAREYIIRRTPHPTATGGSPIVTWLPNQLSAVMDLMISIYDEYLAPALKSNGEKNGHAQNGSYESYSKQVGPMMEQVRDQREKLAKEVERWCKERGV, encoded by the exons ATGACGATGCCTAAGGTGACCCCAACTTCTACTACCTTGAAGCGCTTCCCTCACATCCATGATGACCCTTCTACCATCCCCCATTCCCTAGACCccttcaccatcaccacctctACTGGTTTCCTGCCCTACCAGACCTCACCTACCACCCTACCTGAAGTCTTCCAGCCTCTGATGTCCATCCTGGACCGTATGTCCGTCGTCAGGGAAGACGGTACTCCGGGTTTGTTGGCCACCTACGAACTAGGTCCAGTGGTCGAGTCCGAGTTGCCTGATCTGACCGACGAGGTGGACAAGTTGGTCACTGCTGATGGTCTCCCGGACTTGTATACCATCACGGCCCTGTTCAGGGACTACTCCTTCCTGGCATCGTCTTACTTGCTTGAGCCTTGCTGGGAGAACTGGCGCAAGAACCCAGATGGTGGTTATGGTCTAGGGAGAGACGTGTTGCCTAAGGCTGTGGCCCGTCCTATGTATCATTGTGCTCAGCT ACTGGACATCCCACCCTTCATGTCCTATGCTGCCGCTTACTCCCTCTTCAACTACCACCTTGCCGAACCATCCAAGGGCTTGACGTACCCTAACCTCCGTCTAGTCCGGGCCTTCGAAGGTGGTCTTGACCCTAAGAGCTCCGAGGCAGGCTTCATCCTAACTCACGTCGATATGGTCAAGGAGTCGGGTAGCTTGATCAGTGGTGCTGTTCGGGTTGTTGACGCGCTGGAGAAAGGCGGTCCTCGCTCGGAGATCAATGATGGGTTTAGGGAGATCCTCATAGCAATGGAGAAGATTGAAGCATGCATGGAGG ATATGTGGGGTAACTCCAAGCCTCATGAATACCTCTCCTTCCGTGTCTTCATTTTCGGCATCACAAATCAATCTATGTTCCCGAATGGTGTAGTGTACGACGGCGTCCTAGACAACAAGCCTCTCTACTTCCGTGGTGAGAGCGGTGCCAACGACAGCATG ATTCCCCTCCTGGACCACCTCTGCCAAATCCCCATGCCCTCAACCCCACTTACCAAAATCCTCCACGAATTCCGCGCCTACCGCCCTCTCCCTCACCGGGAATTCCTCGCCTACATCAACGCCAAAGCAGCGGAAGTGAACGTCCGTGAATATGCGGTCAAGGATGTCGAGACTGCGATCCTTCTTCTGAAGACGCTGGACCATGTGAGGAGCTTCCGCTGGCGCCATTGGTTGTTTGCGCGGGAGTATATTATTCGTAGGACGCCGCATCCTACTGCCACGGGTGGGAGTCCGATTGTTACG TGGCTTCCGAACCAGTTGTCTGCGGTCATGGATTTGATGATCTCCATCTACGACGAGTATCTTGCTCCCGCTCTCAAGTCCAACGGGGAGAAGAATGGGCATGCGCAGAACGGATCGTACGAGTCTTACAGCAAGCAAGTTGGGCCGATGATGGAACAGGTCCGTGATCAGAGGGAGAAGTTGGCCAAGGAGGTTGAGCGGTGGTGTAAGGAGAGGGGTGTTTAG